In Humulus lupulus chromosome 7, drHumLupu1.1, whole genome shotgun sequence, the following are encoded in one genomic region:
- the LOC133789741 gene encoding uncharacterized protein LOC133789741: MNPKENASAVTLRSGTQYDPPSPPMPSKLSSKPQVDCSVNEDVPPKPTTPTQLSPKPTFVIPPPFPSRLKKTKKEEVDKEILDTFRKVKVNIPLLDAIKQVPRYAKFLKELCTNKHESIPCSTPIFLGRPFMKTARTKIDVHDDLHNEDCLEVALREHLVLTDEDLSHEIKDVITTLNSGFDKTFKKVAFLNLPISNEKLQPSIVQAPTLELKPLPEHLKYVYLGRNETLPVIIARDLNKVQEEKLMRVLQEYKTAIGWSIADIMGISPSMCMHRILLEEGSKQTREAQRRLNPPMMEVVKKEIPKLLSVGIIYPISDSQWVSPVQVVPKKSGITVVKNDENELVPKRMQTGWRVCIDYRKLNAATRKDHFPLPFIDKMLGRLAGHPYYCFLNGYSGYNQIVIAPEDQEKTTFTCPFGTFAFRRMPFGLCNAPATFQRCMMSIFSEYIENIIEVYMDDFSVYGDSFDRCLHNLTLVLQRCIETNLVLNWEKCHFMVNQGIVLGHVISVKGIEVDKAKIDLIRSLPSPTSVKEVRSFLGHAGFYRRFIKDFSTISTPLCNLLQKDVKFEFNENCLVAFNLLKESLTTAPIIQPPNWELPFETQEPLQTLVYH; the protein is encoded by the exons ATGAATCCCAAGGAGAATGCTAGTGCAGTAACTTTGCGAAGTGGGACGCAATATGATCCACCTAGTCCTCCAATGCCCAGTAAATTGTCATCCAAGCCACAAGTTGATTGCTCAGTTAATGAAGATGTTCCTCCAAAGCCAACCACCCCTACACAACTCAGCCCTAAGCCTACTTTTGTCATTCCACCTCCATTCCCAAGCAGGCTGAAGAAGActaaaaaggaagaggttgacaaggaaATTCTTGATACATTCCGAAAGGTAAAAGTGAATATTCCTCTTCTTGACGCTATTAAACAAGTGCCGCGCTATGCCAAGTTTCTGAAAGAGTTGTGCACTAATAAGC atgaatcTATTCCATGCTCCACTCCAATTTTTTTGGGGAGACCATTCATGAAGACTGCGAGAACTAAGATTGATGTGCATGACG ATTTGCATAATGAAGATTGTTTGGAGGTTGCGTTGAGAGAGCATCTTGTGTTGACCGATGAAGATTTGTCTCATGAGATCAAGGATGTCATAACCACACTCAATAGTGGTTTTGACAAGACTTTTAAGAAGGTTGCATTTCTTAATTTGCCGATTTCTAATGAGAAATTGCAGCCATCAATTGTTCAAGCTCCTACACTTGAATTGAAGCCACTTCCGGAGCATCtcaaatatgtttacttggggaGGAACGAGACACTTCCGGTTATAATTGCACGAGATCTTAATAAAGTCCAAGAAGAAAAATTAATGAGAGTACTCCAAGAGTATAAAACAGCCATTGGTTGGTCTATTGCGGATATTATGGGGATTAGCccttccatgtgcatgcaccgaaTTTTACTTGAAGAAGGGTCTAAACAAACACGTGAGGCGCAACGGAGATTGAATCCACCTATGATGGAGGTTGTGAAAAAGGAGATACCGAAGCTCCTTAGTGTGGGTATTATTTACCCAATTTCAGACAGTCAATGGGTGAGTCCTGTTCAGGTAGTGCCAAAGAAGTCTGGAATCACAGTGGTAAAGAATGATGAAAACGAGCTGGTACCAAAAAGAATGCAAACCGGGTGGCgagtttgtatagactaccgaaaGTTGAATGCGGCAACCCGTAAGGATCACTTTCCATTACCGTTCATTGATAAGATGCTTGGGAGGTTAGCGGGTCAtccttattattgttttcttaACGGTTATTCGGGATATAATCAGATTGTTATAGCTCCTgaagatcaagagaagacaacctTCACATGCCCTTTTGGTACATTCGCTTTCCGACGAATGCcgtttgggttatgtaatgctccgGCCACATTTCAGCGATGTATGATGAGCATTTTTTCAGAATATATTGAAAACATCATTGAGGTTTATATGGATGATTTTAGTGTTTATGGTGACTCATTTGATCGCTGCCTTCATAATCTCACTTTGGTACTTCAGCGGTGTATTGAAACTAAccttgtgcttaattgggaaaaatgccattttatggtaaacCAAGGTATAGTTTTGGGTCATGTGATTTCAGTCAAGGGAATAGAGGTCGATAAGGCAAAGATTGATTTAATTCGTTCTCTACCATCTCCGACTAGTGTGAAAGAAGTGCGATCATTCCTTGGGCATGCTGGGTTTTATCGGAGATTTATTAAGGATTTCTCTACAATTTCCACACCACTATGCAACCTTCTCCAAAAAGACGTAAAGTTTGAATTTAATGAGAATTGTTTAGTGGCTTTCAACTTATTAAAAGAGTCTCTGACTACAGCTCCTATAATTCAGCCACCAAATTGGGAGCTACCTTTTGAAACTCAGGAGCctcttcaaactcttgtttaccattga